TAGCCAACGGCAACTTGCAATTTCGGTGTCAGCGATTCCGGAGGCTAGCGATCGCACAGTACCCCTGAATTTGTGCTTGATCTTGGATCACAGCGGCTCGATGAATGGGCGACCCCTGGAGACGGTGAAGCAGGCAGCGCAGCAGTTGATTGACCAATTGTCTCCGGGCGATCGCATTTCGGTAGTGGTGTTCGACCACAAGGCCAAGGTGCTAGTACCAAATCAGGTAATTGACGATCCGGTGGGCATTAAGAGCAAAATTGCTCAACTGAAGGCTGGCGGCGGTACCGCGATCGATGAAGGCATGCGCTTGGGCATTGAAGAGTTGGCTAAAGGCAAAAAGGACACGGTTTCTCAAGCTTTTGTCCTGACGGATGGCGAAAACGAGCATGGGGACAATCAGCGCTGTCTCAAGTTAGCGGAGTTGGCGACTAGCTACAATTTGACGTTCAATAGCTTGGGTTTTGGCGACCACTGGAATCAGGACATTTTAGAAAAAATTGCCGATGCCGCCGGGGGCAGTTTGTCTTATATCCAGCATTCCGACGAGGCGGTGGAGGTCTTTGGCCGCTTGTTTAGTCGGGCGCAGGCGGTGGGCTTAACCAATGCTTATTTGCAATTGGCTCTGGAGCCTAATGTGCGACTGGCAGATTTGAAGCCGATCGCCCAAGTGGCTCCAGATACAGTAGAGTTGCCTGTGCAGCAGGAGGGGGCTTGGTGTACGGTGCGGCTGGGCGATTTGATGACCGATGTGCCACGGGTGATTTTGGCAAATTTGTATGTGGGGGCTTTGCCTGAGGGTCAACATGCGATCGCGCGGGTGCAGGTGCGCTATGACGACCCAATGCAAGGTCGGGAGGGGCTGATTTCAGAAATAGTTCCAGTGGAAGCGGCGGCGTTGAGCGTGTTTCAGCCTGCGATGGATGCGGAGGTGCAGCATCATATTTTGGCGCTGGCGAAGTATCGGCAAACTCAGATTGCAGAGGTGAAGCTACAACAGGGCGATCGCGTGGGAGCGGCAACGATGTTGCAAACGGCGGCGAAAACGGCGCTACAGATGGGCGATCAGGGGGCGGCGACGATTTTGCAGACGAGTGCGACGCGGTTACAGTCGGGTGAGGAGTTGTCGGAGGCGGATCGCAAAAAGACTCGCATTGTTTCTAAGACGATTTTGCAGGCTTAGTAATTCCTAGGAAGAACCAAGAACTTGGGGGCACTTGCCCCCAAACCCCCGCTGAGGGACGGCTGCGTCCCCCAGACCCCCTCCAGAAGGGTTTAGATGTCACGCATTTACCCTATTAATTTCAGTTCCCCCAGAATTGGGGGGTTAGGGGGCCATCCGGGATTAGAGAGCTAAGAGGGGCTTATGAAGCTGGCGATCGCAATGATGGCTATTCATCTTTACAGTCATCCTGAGACATCTAAAATTTCTACCCAAGGATACGGGTGCGACCACAATTTTGGTTAGATATACTACTAAAAGATGCACAACGACTTCTAGTCATCAAAGTTTAGTATTCAACAGGCTCCTCAACTCAACAGGTAGTCGCGGTCTAGGCTGCCACTCATAGATAAAAGTAGAGGAGAACACCATTATTTGCGCTGAATTAACTTTTTACACATCTGTTGTTCACATCACATCATTGAGCATAAGAAGTTAACTATTTATTCAGCGAGACGCTATTCTAGCAAGAATTTGCATTTTTTGGCATGCTTCTCTACCCTATCTAGCCATCAGCAAGCTACAGCATCCTAGGCCACAACGATGTCATAAACGTTTGTGGAGCATTGTGATGAGACGTATCGAAGGGAAATTTAAGGGATTCGGTGGACTCGATCTCTATTATCAAAGTTGGCATCCAGACGCACAAGTCCAAGCCGTGGTGGTCATGGTGCATGGCTTAGGAGCGCATAGCAGCTTGTTCAACCAGGTAGTGCAATATTTGGTAGGACAGGAATATGAGGTTTATGCCTTTGATCTCCGGGGTCATGGACGCTCCCCTGGCCAGCGAGGACATATCGGGTCATGGGCCGAGTTCCGAGAAGATCTGCGCGCATTTCTCCAACATATTCAGACTCAACGCGCTAGTTGCCCTTGTCCTTATTTCTTGTGGGGACATAGTTTGGGCGGTACGATCGCGCTGGATTATGCCCTGCGATCGCCAGATCCTTTACAGGGGTTGATTGTCTCCGCCCCCGCTCTGAGTAGAGTTTCTGTCTCCCGTGGCAAGCTCATGATAGGAAAATTGCTTTCCGGTATCTTTCCCCACTTTAGTTTGCGATTAGGCATTCCTTCTAATTTAGGATCGCGAGATCCCACCCTAGTGCTTAGCTACACTCAAGATCCGCTCCGACATGAGTATGGCAGCGCCCGATTAGCTACAGAATTTTTTATGACTGTGGATTGGATCTACAAACATGCCTCTGATTTGCAAATTCCTTTGTTGCTGCTTCATGGTAGTGCCGATCAGGTCATTCATCCGGAAAGTAGTCGTGCTTTCTTTCAGCAAGTCATGTTCTCCGACAAAGAACATCATGAATACCCAGGGTGTTATCACGATCTCTACGTAGATGTAGATTACCAAAAAATGTTTACAGACTTAGAGAACTGGCTAGAACGGCATCTAACAGGAAGTCCAGCTTGTGAGGCTTTAGGGCTTTGCACAGTGCGGTACTAACTTGCAGAGAGGTTAGTTAGAGTTCAAAAAATCATTCAAGCCATTTCTAACTTTCATAATTTTTCAGGTGAAGTTTACTCTGATCAACCTCACCTGAAAAATTTATGAAAAAGATAATTGCTCTAGCTTGACTAATCTTTGAGTCTAATTTTTGTGAAGTATTTTTAAGCTTAATATTAAAGTTTAATTACGGATAAATTACGATCGCTGACTACTAGCATTCTAAAGAGGTATTCCTATTAATGTACGTACCTTGCTAGGGTTTAGAGGAAGCTTATCAATCAAAATAGATGTTTTACCTAAAAAAGCATTTATTTCCACGCTATTTGTCTACTAATTAGCTCAAAAAGACTAGAAAAATTACACTTGTTCATCGTTTCTTGTCTCTCTTTTGGATGAGAAAGTGATGGGGATCAAGCCAAAATGATGTATACAGCTATTAGCCTTAACTTTATAGAGAGTTACTTTATTTCTGGTTTTGTTCAAGAAATGTATAAAAACCAATAATTTGATTCTCTTTTAGCTACACTAAATATTATCTAAAAATCTATTACTGTCAGTCTGCTAGGTATGGTACTGCCCAGGCTGAAGCTGTATAGAAACTACTGCTAATTACTACCAAGTCAAAAGGAGACACTGGGAATCGACTAGGGCTTTGGCATTAGGAGTCGTGCTTTTAAGTTTCTAACGGGTCCGCATCTAGCCTCTCTGAAGCATTGTCGAATCTTTGCCGATTTAACATCGAGCAAGCATTTAACTTTTAGAACAGTCAAAGAAATTTGTAGTGCATTGTTCTCGTTGCATCCTTTGCGCTCCCCAAATTTCTTTTCTAGAACTCTTTGCTTTAGGGAACTAAAAATTACTGGTCGTGAGGAGAGGAGTTTTCACTCTTCTTGAGAGAGATGTCGCATATGAATCAAACTTATCAGGCTCCTCCCAACTCTGGCAGGGTCGTTCTGGGGCGCACGATACCCTCATTGCTCGATGAGGCCTGTGCTCAAGCCCCAAATGCTCAAGCTTTGAATCAATGGACGGGCACACATTGGCAATCACTATCTAATCAAGCCTTTCGGACTGCTGCTACAGCCTGTGCGTTAGGTTTGCGGGAATTGGGTTTGGAGAGCGGCGATCGCGTCGCTTTATTGATGTATAGCGATGTCAGCTTTGGTTTGGCTGATATAGGTTGTCTTTGGGCAGGTTTGGTGGATGTACCAATCGATCTCACTCACACCCTAGAGCAAATTATTTTTGTGCTGCAACATACTGAGGCCAAGGCTCTGGTCATTGCCGACCTAGAGCTATTAGCACAAATCGCGCCACATTTAAAAGAGACTCCTCACCTACAGCATATTGTGGTCGTAGATGTGCCTGAGAGCTGGACAGAGCAGCGATCGCAATGGCTCCAATCATTTCCCGTTTCACTGATGTCTCTTGATGAGCTGCAAAGTAGCAAACCCATCCCAGAGACAAACGAGACAACGCCAGTTCTACAGGCAATCCCAAAACCCAATGATTTAGCCACAATCATCTATATTCCGGATGAAGCTGGGCAACTACAAGGTGTCATGCTAACCCATGAGAACATCTCTATGAACGCTTTTGCCGCTTTCTCAGGTATTACTACGCTGGGCAAAGGCAACCAAGAAACAGTGCTGTCGTTTCTTCCGTTAAATCATGTGCTGGCGCGGACAATGCTCTATGGACATATCCTTTATGGGCACAGTATTTATTTCTCTAGTGCTAGCCGTCTTACCAAACATCTCCAGGAGGTGCAGCCGACAATTTTGGTGACAGTGCCAATCGTCTTGGAGAAGACGTATACCAAGATTGTAGAGA
This region of Trichocoleus desertorum NBK24 genomic DNA includes:
- a CDS encoding VWA domain-containing protein, yielding MKVNLQPTLNDRHLDATQSSSQRQLAISVSAIPEASDRTVPLNLCLILDHSGSMNGRPLETVKQAAQQLIDQLSPGDRISVVVFDHKAKVLVPNQVIDDPVGIKSKIAQLKAGGGTAIDEGMRLGIEELAKGKKDTVSQAFVLTDGENEHGDNQRCLKLAELATSYNLTFNSLGFGDHWNQDILEKIADAAGGSLSYIQHSDEAVEVFGRLFSRAQAVGLTNAYLQLALEPNVRLADLKPIAQVAPDTVELPVQQEGAWCTVRLGDLMTDVPRVILANLYVGALPEGQHAIARVQVRYDDPMQGREGLISEIVPVEAAALSVFQPAMDAEVQHHILALAKYRQTQIAEVKLQQGDRVGAATMLQTAAKTALQMGDQGAATILQTSATRLQSGEELSEADRKKTRIVSKTILQA
- a CDS encoding alpha/beta hydrolase — translated: MRRIEGKFKGFGGLDLYYQSWHPDAQVQAVVVMVHGLGAHSSLFNQVVQYLVGQEYEVYAFDLRGHGRSPGQRGHIGSWAEFREDLRAFLQHIQTQRASCPCPYFLWGHSLGGTIALDYALRSPDPLQGLIVSAPALSRVSVSRGKLMIGKLLSGIFPHFSLRLGIPSNLGSRDPTLVLSYTQDPLRHEYGSARLATEFFMTVDWIYKHASDLQIPLLLLHGSADQVIHPESSRAFFQQVMFSDKEHHEYPGCYHDLYVDVDYQKMFTDLENWLERHLTGSPACEALGLCTVRY